In Centropristis striata isolate RG_2023a ecotype Rhode Island chromosome 5, C.striata_1.0, whole genome shotgun sequence, a single genomic region encodes these proteins:
- the LOC131971192 gene encoding E3 SUMO-protein ligase ZBED1-like → METTKKPPGLLQGKFVFKKLPNGNLDKTKFVCTLCNAELVYCRSSSSLKYHLNAKHPLADAEDTGPSIDVAQGKSRVRQTNLFECNRGKPVSAAQSARLTNLLAQWIAISCRPISVVEDDGLELVLQAATGDPSYKLPARRTIMRRIHDQHAAEKAAKDVKMVEATCVALTGDHWTSVNNDNYLCVTVHLIDASWELHSFALGVMKIEEHHFAEACARQFLDVANQWRITDKISTIVTDSAPNMVAAGRILPFEHLPCVAHVVQRAIVMSLREGGFDGILAKCRKVVGHFKHSPANSDELNAQQASLGQVQEQLVQDVPTRWNSTLEMIKRVRHNKDALHTTLSQQKRNLALPTNAEYEKLAKLEKLLEPCRYITELLGGDKYVSCSVVLPALCHLQHAMKITDDDPAYIVQFKAAFTTDLNQRREKLNLNGLRAEREPVWAKLSELVKGEEPALQPLVEENPEPPKKRTALLLMGSDSESDEETPVDNTVERYKVEPSASLEQCPLKWWSEHTAVYGKMAHIARKYLGTPATTVPCERLFSLAGHIVQKRRASLSPDNVNKLVCLSDWWKKEK, encoded by the exons ATGGAAACAACGAAGAAGCCGCCGGGTTTGCTTCAAGGGAAATTTGTTTTCAAGAAGCTTCCCAATGGAAACCTAGACAAAACTAAGTTTGTTTGCACCTTGTGCAATGCTGAATTAGTTTACTGTAGGAGTTCTTCCAGTCTCAAATACCACCTAAACGCAAAGCATCCCTTAGCTGATGCGGAAGATACCGGGCCAAGCATTGATGTAGCGCAGGGGAAGAGTCGTGTTCGTCAAACTAATTTGTTTGAGTGCAACCGAGGCAAGCCCGTCAGCGCAGCTCAATCAGCCAGGCTAACTAATCTCCTCGCTCAGTGGATTGCCATCAGCTGCCGGCCCATCAGCGTGGTTGAAGATGATGGGCTCGAGCTTGTGCTCCAGGCGGCTACAGGTGACCCATCTTACAAACTACCTGCGCGGCGAACTATCATGAGGAGAATACATGACCAGCACGCCGCAGAGAAAGCCGCAAAAGATGTGAAGATGGTAGAGGCGACATGTGTAGCACTGACTGGGGACCATTGGACATCTGTCAACAACGATAACTACCTCTGCGTTACTGTACACCTCATCGATGCCAGCTGGGAACTTCACTCCTTCGCTTTAG GTGTGATGAAAATAGAGGAGCATCACTTTGCAGAAGCGTGTGCCAGGCAGTTTCTTGACGTCGCTAATCAGTGGAGGATAACTGACAAAATCAGCACTATTGTAACAGACAGCGCTCCTAATATGGTGGCAGCAGGGAGGATACTGCCATTCGAACATTTGCCCTGTGTTGCGCATGTTGTACAGAGAGCTATTGTAATGTCACTTCGGGAAGGTGGTTTTGATGGTATACTGGCCAAGTGCCGTAAAGTGGTCGGACATTTCAAACACAGTCCAGCCAACTCAGACGAGCTGAATGCCCAGCAAGCCTCCCTTGGACAAGTTCAGGAGCAACTCGTGCAAGATGTTCCAACACGGTGGAATTCCACCCTTGAGATGATTAAGCGTGTGAGGCACAACAAAGACGCACTGCACACAACGCTGTCTCAGCAGAAGCGCAATCTGGCCCTCCCAACAAATGCTGAATATGAGAAGTTGGCAAAGCTAGAGAAACTGCTGGAGCCATGCAG gTACATCACTGAGCTCCTTGGTGGGGATAAGTATGTGTCCTGCTCTGTGGTTCTACCTGCCCTGTGCCACCTCCAGCACGCGATGAAGATCACAGATGATGATCCTGCCTATATCGTGCAATTCAAGGCTGCCTTCACCACGGATCTCAACCAGCGGAGGGAGAAATTAAACCTGAATGGCTTAAG AGCAGAGAGGGAGCCAGTGTGGGCAAAGCTAAGTGAGTTGGTGAAGGGAGAAGAACCTGCTCTGCAGCCACTCGTGGAGGAGAACCCTGAGCCGCCCAAGAAGAGAACAGCCCTGCTACTAATGGGATCAGACTCAGAATCAGATGAGGAGACACCAGTAGACAATACTGTGGAGAGGTACAAGGTAGAGCCCAGTGCCAGCTTAGAGCAGTGTCCACTGAAGTGGTGGTCGGAGCACACTGCTGTCTATGGTAAGATGGCCCACATTGCCCGTAAATACTTGGGGACTCCTGCCACAACTGTCCCATGCGAGAGACTTTTTTCGTTAGCGGGCCATATTGTGCAGAAGAGGAGAGCTAGTTTGTCACCAGACAATGTGAACAAGCTGGTCTGCCTGAGTGACTGGTGGAAGAAGGAGAAATAG